A window from Megalobrama amblycephala isolate DHTTF-2021 linkage group LG9, ASM1881202v1, whole genome shotgun sequence encodes these proteins:
- the mtx1b gene encoding metaxin-1b, which yields MAAPLELFCWKGDYGLPSVDVECLTVLAYAKFAGAPLKVHKITNPWRSPTGTLPALKTREEGSISQPSKIIIHLRKQKYNADYDLSAKEGADTLAFVSLLEEKLLPALVYTLWIDSKNYVDVTRCWYAENIPFPLNFLLPNRIHSQQLEKLRLVRGDPVLEPGEQLEKELYRDAFECMTLLSQRLGSQKFFFGDSPSSLDAYVFAHLAPLLKIKLPNGKLQQHLSSLNNLQQYCSNILVLYFPSDSREAPGRKIHVQPDSNDIDNEPHKRRNQILSVLFAVGAMLGYAILTGIVTIKRERPQLKNSSHDDEDEEDED from the exons GCCTATGCAAAGTTTGCTGGTGCTCCTCTCAAAGTTCACAAAATCACCAACCCATGGAGAAGCCCTACAG GTACTCTGCCTGCTTTGAAGACTAGGGAAGAAGGAAGCATCTCCCAACCCAGTAAGATCATCATTCATCTCCGGAAACAG AAGTACAATGCAGACTATGACCTATCAGCAAAGGAGGGTGCAGATACGCTTGCCTTTGTCTCTCTACTGGAGGAGAAACTGCTACCTGCACTG GTCTACACACTGTGGATAGATTCGAAAAACTATGTGGATGTTACACGATGCTGGTATGCAGAAAACATCCCCTTCCCTCTCAACTTCCTGCTACCCAACCGCATTCACAGCCAGCAGCTGGAGAAGTTGAGACTCGTGAGGGGAGACCCAGTCCTGGAGCCCGGTGAACAGCTGGAGAAAGAG CTTTATCGCGATGCATTTGAATGTATGACCCTTCTATCGCAGAGACTGGGGTCACAAAAATTCTTCTTTGGAGACTC TCCCTCATCGCTGGATGCGTATGTGTTTGCACACCTGGCTCCTCTTTTGAAGATCAAACTGCCTAATGGAAAGCTCCAGCAGCACCTCAGCTCTCTCAACAACCTGCAGCAGTACTGCTCCAACATCCTAGTACTCTACTTCCCCTCTGATTCACGAG AGGCACCAGGTCGAAAGATTCATGTTCAGCCTGATAGCAACGACATCGACAACGAGCCCCACAAGCGCCGTAACCAGATTCTTTCTGTTTTGTTTGCTGTGGGAGCCATGCTGGGTTACGCCATCCTCACTGGGATTGTTACGATCAAGCGTGAGCGGCCACAGCTGAAGAACTCTAGCCATGATGATGAGGATGAAGAAGATGAGGACTAA
- the thbs3b gene encoding thrombospondin-3b yields the protein MELRKIVPNLLVLYVAFGHFSKSSEIKVINILELHDVRQTAAAIENLSGALQTVGDLYITSTFMLPPKLGGVLFGLYDKEDNKKYLEIAAVGKINKLLVRYLRSDGKAHAVNLQNPVLAEGRTQSLILRMGGLRRSHINLELYVNCRLVDSAQGLPSFVGLPSEAESVDVRTGQKSYARIQGSVESVKLALGGSLATAGLLIDCPFQGDTAINNAVTSDINAILGDHTKALIGQLIIFNQIMGELREDIREQTKEMSLIRNTILECQVCGFHEPQSRCHPNPCFNGVSCMERMTYPGYQCGPCPEGMTGNGTHCQDIDECTAQPCFSAELCVNTAKGFTCESCPIGFSGPTLSGVGFEFAKSHKQECVDIDECAEYSSACVPNSVCINTVGSFKCGQCKAGFVGNQTAGCFARRTCETLGYSPCDVNAHCVMGRSSDISCLCNVGWAGNGNICGPDSDIDGYPDEPLPCIDNDKHCRADNCVNTPNSGQEDTDGDGIGDQCDEDADGDGIKNVEDNCRLVPNKDQQNSDTDSYGDACDNCPNVPNGDQLDTDGNGKGDICDNDIDGDGIPNMLDNCPKIPNPMQTDRDGDGVGDACDSCPEINDPLQSDMDNDLVGDVCDTNKDMDGDGYQDTRDNCPEVPNSSQLDSDNDGIGDECDDDDDNDGIPDILPPGPDNCRLVPNPSQKDSDANGVGDMCETDFDNDKVNDLLDACPESAEVTMTDFRAFQTVILDPEGDAQIDPSWVVLNQGMEIVQTMNSDPGLAVGYTAFNGVDFEGTIHVNTATDDDYVGFIFGYQDSSSFYVVMWKQTEQTYWQNLPFKASAQPGLQLKAVKSRTGPGEYLRNALWHTGDTPGEVILLWRDPRNVGWKDRTSYRWHLAHRPQVGYIRLRLYEGTALVADSGVVIDTTMRGGRLGVFCFSQENVIWSNLGYRCNDSLPDDFMLYQKQMNLRT from the exons ATGGAGTTGAGGAAAATTGTGCCAAACCTGCTTGTCCTGTATGTTGCGTTTGGCCACTTCTCCAAATCATCGGAAATTAAAG TGATTAATATTTTGGAGCTCCATGATGTACGTCAGACAGCTGCAGCTATAGAGAATCTGTCTGGAGCTCTGCAGACAGTGGGAGATCTGTACATCACCTCCACCTTCATGCTGCCACCCAAACTCGGCGGCGTTTTGTTCGGACTTTATGATAAAGAGGACAACAAGAAGTACCTGGAGATTGCTGCTGTAGGCAAGATCAACAAAT TACTGGTGCGATACTTGCGCTCTGATGGAAAAGCTCATGCTGTTAATTTACAAAATCCTGTCCTCGCTGAAGGACGCACCCAATCACTTATTCTCAGAATGGGAGGACTTAGACGGAGTCACATAAACCTAGAGCTTTATGTAAACTGCCGTTTGGTCGACTCTGCTCAGGGCCTCCCTTCCTTTGTCGGGCTTCCATCAGAGGCAGAATCTGTGGATGTTCGCACCGGACAGAAGTCTTATGCCAGGATACAG ggCTCAGTAGAGTCTGTCAAACTGGCTCTTGGAGGCTCTCTGGCTACAGCTGGACTCCTCATTGACTGTCCATTTCAAGGAGATACAGCTATAAATAATGCAG TAACCAGTGACATTAACGCCATCCTTg GTGATCACACCAAGGCTCTGATTGGACAGCTGATAATCTTTAACCAGATCATGGGAGAGCTGAGAGAGGATATCAGAGAACAG ACAAAAGAGATGTCTCTCATCAGAAACACCATACTTGAATGTCAAGTGTGTG GATTCCATGAGCCTCAGTCACGGTGTCATCCTAACCCCTGCTTTAACGGTGTAAGCTGCATGGAGAGAATGACGTACCCAGGATATCAGTGTGGCCCCTGCCCAGAGGGCATGACAGGCAACGGAACACACTGCCAGGACATTGATGAG TGTACTGCTCAGCCCTGTTTCTCTGCAGAGTTGTGTGTGAACACAGCTAAAGGCTTCACCTGTGAGTCCTGTCCCATAGGATTCAGTGGTCCAACACTCAGTGGAGTTGGTTTTGAGTTTGCCAAAAGCCACAAGCAG gaatGTGTTGATATTGATGAGTGTGCTGAGTACTCCAGTGCCTGTGTTCCCAACTCAGTCTGTATAAATACTGTG GGATCGTTCAAGTGTGGCCAGTGTAAAGCAGGGTTTGTGGGTAATCAGACTGCAGGCTGTTTTGCAAGGCGGACGTGTGAAACTCTGGGCTATAGCCCCTGTGATGTAAATGCACACTGTGTGATGGGCCGCAGTAGTGACATTTCCTGCTTG TGTAACGTTGGCTGGGCAGGTAATGGGAACATTTGTGGTCCAGACTCAGACATTGATGGTTACCCTGATGAGCCTCTTCCATGCATTGACAACGACAAACACTGCAGAGCG GATAACTGTGTGAATACCCCAAACTCTGGGCAAGAAGATACAGATGGAGATGGGATTGGTGATCAGTGTGACGAGGATGCAGATGGAGATGGAATTAAAAATGTTGAG GACAACTGTCGTCTGGTGCCCAATAAGGACCAGCAGAACTCTGACACAGATTCCTATGGCGATGCTTGCGACAACTGCCCTAATGTTCCCAATGGAGATCAGCTTGATACTGATGGCAATGGCAAAGGAGATATCTGTGACAATGATATTGATGGAGATG GCATCCCTAACATGTTGGATAACTGTCCTAAAATACCCAATCCCATGCAAACAGACCGAGATGGAGATGGTGTGGGTGACGCGTGTGACAGCTGTCCTGAGATCAACGATCCTTTGCAG tcagATATGGACAACGATTTGGTGGGAGATGTATGTGATACAAACAAGGACAT GGATGGTGATGGATATCAGGACACGAGGGATAACTGTCCTGAAGTGCCCAACAGTTCTCAGCTGGACTCAGATAATGATGGCATTGGGGACgaatgtgatgatgatgatgataacgACGGAATTCCAGATATCCTCCCTCCTGGCCCTGATAACTGCAGACTTGTTCCCAACCCCAGTCAAAAAGACTCTGATG CCAATGGAGTTGGTGACATGTGTGAGACAGACTTTGACAATGATAAGGTGAATGACTTGTTGGATGCGTGCCCTGAAAGTGCAGAGGTCACTATGACAGATTTCAGGGCGTTCCAGACAGTCATCCTTGACCCTGAAGGAGATGCTCAGATCGACCCCAGCTGGGTGGTACTAAATCAG GGCATGGAGATTGTGCAGACCATGAATAGTGACCCTGGTTTGGCTGTGG GTTACACAGCATTTAATGGTGTTGATTTTGAAGGCACGATCCATGTGAACACGGCCACTGATGATGATTACGTGGGCTTCATCTTTGGCTATCAGGACTCTTCCAGCTTCTATGTGGTGATGTGGAAACAGACAGAACAGACATACTGGCAGAATTTACCCTTTAAAGCCTCAGCTCAGCCTGGACTACAGCTTAAG GCAGTGAAGTCTCGTACAGGCCCTGGTGAGTATCTGCGTAATGCCCTGTGGCACACAGGAGACACAccaggggaagttattttgctTTGGAGGGACCCAAGAAATGTGGGTTGGAAGGACAGAACGTCCTATCGTTGGCACCTCGCTCACCGCCCACAGGTGGGCTACATAAG ATTACGACTGTATGAAGGTACAGCCCTGGTGGCTGATTCAGGAGTCGTGATAGACACCACTATGAGAGGAGGGCGGTTGGGCGTCTTCTGCTTCTCCCAGGAGAATGTCATATGGTCTAATCTCGGCTATAGATGCAATG ATTCTTTACCAGATGACTTTATGCTGTACCAAAAGCAGATGAATCTGAGGACATAA